Within the Oryctolagus cuniculus chromosome 19, mOryCun1.1, whole genome shotgun sequence genome, the region CTCTAAGAATCCAAGATTTCCAGGCTCCCTGGGATGTCAACCTCAGGGAGAGAAGGGATCTTACCTGTGCTTTTCATTCCTGTATCCCTGCTGTTAAAAGCAGCCCCAACCCTTATGTAGCACTTGCTGAGCTGTCGAACAATGCACACACCCCTGTAAATCCAAACCTAGCGGAACCCCCgtcttttctcacattctgtttcTGGAGGCTCACCTTACTGTCCCCTAAGGAGAATCCCGATTCAGACTCGGTTCCACAGCAGTGAGCAAAAACCAGCAAAGACCCACATACTCTTTCCCTGGGAGCTTCGGGACAGGCCCTGTGCCCATAGGGTCTGAGAATGTGCCAATCCcgccctggccccctgcccaccccctcttGCTCTGGGAGTGGAGTAGACGGGACTTCCTTAGTCACCTTCCTTTCTTTGACTCTCCCCACAGAAACAACAGCAGCATCGGTTTAGAGGGAGGCAGTGGCCCCTGCTCATGGCTCTTTTCTCTGTGCTCTGGGCAGCTCTGCATgctgagggaggagaaggagtgcAGCCTGGGTCAGGTGCGGGAGCTGGAGACCACCTTGGCTGAGCTCAAGAGCCAGATGGGTAAGCAGGGGCAGAGGTGGCCTGGGAGCCCCGGTGAGGGGTGTTGTGGCAGAGGGAAGCAGGTCTGTGCCGGTGGATGGCGAGTCTTGTCATCTCTTTGAGCATAGGTGacctcatctgtaaataggggtGGCGCACCCACTGTCCACCATGCACGGTCAAGCACTCTGTGTCCTGGCTTGGAAGGGTAATGACCATCTGAATACGGAAAGTTGTTAGCCAAGAAGCCAGCACCGGGGTGGGGGCAAGAAGTTGGCCTGAGGAGCTAAGGACCAAGACAGGAGCTTTTTGAAAACCCAGAGGCCAGGGCCCCTGATGGCTGCTTCCTTTCTCAGCTGAGCCTCCCACCCCAGAGTCCCCAGCTTCCCCCGTGGGGCCATCGGAGGTGGAACAGCAGCTGCAGGCGCAGGCTGAGCAGTTGCAGAAGGAGCTGGAGAGCCTGGCGGGacagctgcaggcccaggtgCAGGACAACGCAGGCCTGAGTCGCCTGaaccagcagcaggaacagcggctgctgcagctggagcgGGAGGCGGAGCTGTGGGGCAGCCAGGCTGAGGAGCACAAGCAGAGCGACCGCGTGACCATCAGCCGTGCACTCCTGCAGAACCGGGAGCTCAAGGAGCAGCTGGCTGAACTGCAGGATGGCTTCGTGAGACTGGTGTGTTTGGCCTCCCTGGGCAAGGCCTCTGGTACAAAACACTTCCCTCTGGGCCTTCACTTCCCCCCCACCAAAGGGGACGGTGATGACCTAGGCAGGTGCCCTGTGAGCCAGGACCCTGCTCAAATGTCTGTCGGAGGAGAGGGGCTGAGTTTCCAGCCCTCCCAGCACTGTGGGAGGTGGGCACCTGGTGCTGGGATCCGGATGCAGCCACTTTGGGTGGCAACGGATTGCTTCTCTCTGTGCAGAGCAATGACAACATGCGGCTCACCCTctcgctgcaggcagagcagcacATCAAGAACGAGCTGGCCAGGGAACTCGGCCAGCTGCAGGAGAAGCTGGGGGAGCTGAAGGAAACGGTAACGCTCAGCCCGACTGTGAAGGACTGGGCCATGGGGACAAGTctctggggagggcagtgctaggcccaggagggaggccgcTCCAGTCTGGAGTGACAGGTGACCTCCATGTCGACTGTCCTGCCTCTCTTAGGGCTGGTAGCCCCGGGCTCCTCCCAGGCCTGGACATCATTGTCCCACGAGAGGCGTTTCACCCACCTTAGCTACCCTTTGCTAAGCCTCAGATTCCTGACAAAGGAACTTAGCATTTTTTCCTTACACAGGTGTTGAGGATGAGCTGAGATTGTGCATGTAAAGTATTAGGCACGAGTGTTCCCCTAAAGATGATGCCTTCCCTCTCATGTGTGGCCTCAAGTTAAAGTGATGGGAAAGAAGGGGATGAGGTGTGAGGCTGGGTGCAGGAGATGCGGGGCTCTGCGCCACTCCCCTGCAACCAGTGGAATTGGTtagcaagccaccacctgccctcatgctccccccaccccccttggTCTTCCGCAGATGGAGCTGAAGAGCCAGGAGGCTCAGGGTCTGCACCAACAGCGCGACCAGTGCCTGTTCCACCTGCAGCAGCACGTGGCCGCCTACACACAGCTGCACTCTGAGAAGAAGGTGCTACACAAGCAGAACCCTACTGTGCAGCAGCTCAGGAAGCAGCCACAGGAGATGCAGAACCCCCGGGAGCGCCCAGGCCTGGGCACCAACCACTGCATCCCCTTCTTCTACCGGGCTGATGAGCATGACAACATTATCGTCTAACACCAGATGCCATCAGCCCGGGGAGCCCCAACCCCATCCTTGCCACTCCACCCCTGCTAGCCACCCTATCCCCTGCTGTTCCTTCCCAGTTCCCTTCCCTCCTTAGCCAGAACCCCTGATGGGGAGAGAAAGGCCTCTTTAGGCTGCCTCTCTGGAGGACCCcgggggctcctggggcctcctcATTTCCAGCTCCATCCTCAGAGGCCGTGACCAACACAGGCAGCATTTGTGTGGCCCCCAGAACAGCCGAGACCAGGGGGTGCTCATCCACTTGGGCAAGTCAGCCAGGCAGTTTTCATCACCCCTCTTGGGGCTAACTGTCAGCCTGGCCAGCATAATCTGGCCGGGAACATCACGTGGGGGCATCAGCAGGCACAGACATGAGGGCATCAGGAGAGGAGGGCATCTGAGTGAGGGTCATTGCTGGTGGGGGGCACCCGGGCAAGGGCATCACTGGGCAGGGGTCACTTCTGGGGCAGGGGCATCATCATGGGCAAGGGTCACTTCCAGGCCAGGGGCATCGTGGGTAAGGGTATATGGGCGAGGAGGGCACAATAGGATGAGGGTCCTCTGGGCGAGGGCAGTCCCTTATTAAGGGAGGCTCCCGGTCCCAAATCACAGGGTGGCCTAGGCAAGCT harbors:
- the LOC138846953 gene encoding LOW QUALITY PROTEIN: golgin subfamily A member 2-like (The sequence of the model RefSeq protein was modified relative to this genomic sequence to represent the inferred CDS: deleted 2 bases in 1 codon), whose protein sequence is MCPTPPRALPLPAMSEETRQSKLAAAKNKLREYQRKNRPGGPAGGKKKKNFKNGSSPETTTSRGCHSTEDVPKDRAAPAPPSADATVLPGGVASPGASLTSMAPTQIHDADYGPVLIGETKTLSSTESLRQPAQQLHGLVSESTSYISGEGLTSSYMKDLESRPRAGSSPGLQLSNKQLSNTIEELLCMLREEKECSLGQVRELETTLAELKSQMAEPPTPESPASPVGPSEVEQQLQAQAEQLQKELESLAGQLQAQVQDNAGLSRLNQQQEQRLLQLEREAELWGSQAEEHKQSDRVTISRALLQNRELKEQLAELQDGFVRLSNDNMRLTLSLQAEQHIKNELARELGQLQEKLGELKETMELKSQEAQGLHQQRDQCLFHLQQHVAAYTQLHSEKKVLHKQNPTVQQLRKQPQEMQNPRERPGLGTNHCIPFFYRADEHDNIIV